ATCGCCGGCACGCGGATCACGCCGTCGCAGCAGGGCGCAGCGCCGTCCAGCGCGACCGGGCGAAACCACACCGCCCAGCCCAGCACGACCACCGAATCCGGAGCCACCCGCCAGACGCTCCCGCCCTCCCCTGTCGCAGGCAGGACCTCGAGCAGGCCATCCTCGTGCAGGCACAGCATGCAGCCGCGCTTCCGGAACTCGGACCATAGCGCGCGCAACAGCGAGGCGAACACGGTCAGCAGAACCAGCAGCGCACCGGTGCGCTCCAGGGCGGACGCCTCATGCGCATGCAGGGCGTCCACGACCGCCGGGACATGAAAAAGCGCCAGCGCGGCCGCAAGGTGTGCGACCAGCACTGACGCGATGATCGCCCGCGAAGAGCGCAACCTCAGTTCCAACGGAAACTGCATGGCGCCCCCGGGCAAAACTGAAGGGAAAAAGGATCAGACGCGGCGGAACACCAGGGTACCGTTCGTTCCGCCGAAGCCGAAGTTGTTCTTCAGCGCGACGTCGATCCTCATGTCGCGCGCAACGTTCGCGCAGTAGTCCAGATCGCACTCCGGGTCCTGCTCGAAGATGTTGATCGTCGGCGGCGAAATCTGGTTATGCACGGCCAGCACGGTGAACACCGACTCGAGTCCGCCTGCTCCGCCGAGGAGATGGCCGGTCATGGACTTGGTGGAGTTCACGACCAGCTTGCGCGCGCTGTCTTCCCCGAAGGCGAGCTTGATCGCATCGGTCTCGTTCTTGTCCCCCAGTGGCGTCGAGGTGCCATGGGCATTGAGGTAGTGCACCTGATCGGGGCTGACCCCTGCGTTCTGCATGGCATTCAGCATGCTGCGGCGCGGGCCATCGGTGTCGGGGGCCGTCATGTGATAGGCGTCCCCGCTCATGCCGAAGCCGGCGAGCTCGGCGTAGATCTTCGCGCCGCGACGGACGGCGTGCTCGTACTCCTCGATCACCATCACACCGGCGCCCTCGCCGAGCACGAAGCCGTCGCGGTCCTTGTCCCACGGCCGGCTGGCGGTCGCCGGATCGTCGTTGCGGGTGGACAGCGCCTTGGCCGAGGCAAAACCGCCGATCGCGAGATTGGTCACCGTCGACTCGGCGCCACCGCACACCATCACGTCGGCGTCGCCGTACTCGATCATCCGCGCGCTCATTCCGATCGCATGAAGACCGGTCGTGCATGCGGTCACGACCGCGAGGTTGGGCCCCTTCATGCCGAACATGATCGACAGATTGCCGGAGATCATGTTGATGATCGTGCCGGGGATGAAGAAGGGCGAAATCTTGCGTGGGCCGCCACCGAGGAAATCATCGTGGGTTTCCTCGATCATCGGCAGACCGCCGATGCCGGAGCCGATATTCACGCCGATGCGGTCGGCGTTGGCCTCGGTGACCTCGATGCCGGAATCGCGGATCGCCTGGATGCCGGCCGCCATGCCGTAATGAATGAACACATCCATCCGGCGCGCTTCCTTTGCCGACAGATAGGCGGAGACGTCGAACCCCTTCACCTCGCCGGCGATGCGAGAGGCGAAATTGCTCGCATCGAAACGGGTGATCGGACCAATGCCGCTCTTGCCGGCGATCAGGTTTTCCCAGGCCTCGGGAACAGTATTGCCGACCGGCGATATCACGCCCAGACCGGTGACGACGACTCTACGACGCGACACGGGCAACTCCGTCTAAATCATTGAACGAAACAAAACCTGCCCGGAAGCCGCAGGTTGCTGCGGGCGCCGGACAGGGAACGCTGGAACAGCGCAGCGGATGCTTACTTCTTGAGGTGGGCGTTGACGTAGTCGATCGCCTGCTGGACGGTGGTGATCTTCTCGGCCTCTTCGTCCGGGATCTCGCACTCGAACTCTTCTTCCAGCGCCATGACCAGCTCCACGGTGTCCAGCGAATCCGCGCCCAGATCATCGACGAACGAAGACTCGGTCTTGATCTCCGATTCGTTCACGCCAAGTTGCTCAGCGACGATCTTCTTGACGCGCTGTTCGATGTTCTCCATGAACCAACTCCTTCCTGAGGGTGACAGGTGAATGTAAAAAGCCGGCGTATTCTACCAAAACGCCGGGGAACCGCTATCCCGACGCGAATCAGGACATGTACATGCCGCCATTGACGTGCAGGGTGGTGCCCGTTACGTAGGCGGCAGCGGGGGAAGCGAGGAACGCCACGGCGCCGGCGATTTCCTCCGGACGGCCGAGACGACCCAGCGCGATGTTGCCGAGCAGGGCGTCACGCGCCGCCTCGGGCAGCGCACGCGTCATGTCGGTGTCGATGAACCCGGGGGCGACGCAGTTGACCGTGATGTTGCGGCTGCCGAGCTCGCGCGCCAGTGCGCGCGTCATGCCCGCCACGCCGGCCTTGGCCGCGGCGTAGTTGGCCTGGCCCGGGTTGCCGGAACTGGCGACGACCGAAGTGATGTTGATGATGCGGCCGTTGCGCGCCTTCATCATGCCGCGCATCACCAGCTTGCTCATGCGGAAGACGGCGCGCAGGTTGGTGTCGAGCACGGCGTCCCACTCGTCGTCCTTCATGCGCATGGCAAGGTTGTCGCGAGTGATGCCGGCGTTGTTCACCAGGACGCCGATCGCGCCGAAGCGCTTCTCGATGTCGCCGACGAGCGCCTCGCAGGCGGCGGCGTCGGTGACGTTGAGTGCCATGCCTGCGCCCTGAATGCCCGCCTCGGCGAGCGCCTGCCCGATCTCCGCGGCACCCGACTCGGAGGTCGCGGTACCGACGACCGTTGCGCCCAGTCGCCCGAGTTCGAGCGCGACGGCACGACCGATACCGCGCGATGCACCGGTGACCAGGGCAATCTGGCCTTCAAGCGAAAAATTCATGATCTACCTCACTGCGGCGATGGATTGCTCAAGGCTGGCCGCGTCGTGCGCCGAGCCGCCTTCGACGTCCTTGGCGATACGCTTGGTCATTCCTGCGAGGACCTTGCCCGGACCGCACTCGATGACGTGGCTCATGCCGCGCGCAGCCATCGCCTGCACCAGCTCGATCCAGCGCACCGGCGAATAAGCCTGGCGCACCAGGGCGTCGCGGATCTTCTCGGGCTCATCGTAGACCGCGACGTCGACGTTGTTGATGACTGCGATTTCCGGCTTGACGATGCTCACGCCCGCCAGACGCTCGGCAAGACGCTCCGCCGCGGGGCGCATCAGGGCGCAGTGGAAGGGCGCGGACACCGGCAGCAGCACAGCGCGCTTGGCGCCCTTGGCCTTGGCGATCTCGCTCGCACGCTCGACGGCAGCCTTGGTGCCGGCGATGACGATCTGACCCGGCGCGTTCAGGTTGGCGGCTTCGACCACCTGCCCCTGCGCCGCTTCGGCACACGCGGCATGCACCGCGTCTGGTTCGAGGCCCATCACCGCAGCCATCGCACCCTCACCGGCAGGCACCGCTTCCTGCATCGCCTGCGCCCGGAAGCGCACCAGCGGCACGGCATCCTTGAACGCCATCGCACCTGCCGCCACGAGCGCGGAGTACTCGCCCAGGCTGTGGCCGGCGACCATGGCCGGCTTCGGGCCACCGGCGGCGAGCCAGGCACGCCACGCGGCGACGCCAGCAGTCAGCATCAGGGGCTGCGTGTTCACGGTCAGGGCCAGCCGCTCGGCCGGGCCATCGCAGACCATGGCCCAGAGGTCTTCACCCAGGGCGTCGGACGCTTCGGCGAAGGTGTCGCGAATCACGGCCGACTCGCCGTAGGCGGCCATCATGCCGACCGACTGCGAACCCTGGCCGGGAAAAACCAGCGCAAATGGCATGCTGTTCTCCACTTTTCGGTTGTTGGGGGAGGACACTCAGAAATCGATCAGGGCAGCGCCCCAGGTAAAGCCGCCGCCCACGCCCTCGACGATCACGCGCTGTCCCGAACGCACCCGGCCCGAGCGCACTGCTTCATCGAGCGCGAGCGGAATCGAGGCAGCCGAGGTGTTGCCGTGATGGTCGACGGTGGTGATCACGCGCTCCATCGGCAGCCCGAGGCGCTTGGCGGTGGCCTGGATGATGCGGATGTTGGCCTGGTGCGGAATCAGCCAATCCACGCTGTCCGCGCCCGCGTCCGCCTGCTCCAGAACCTCCTGGGCGACGTCGCCGAGCACCTTCACCGCGAACTTGAACACTGCCTGGCCGTCCATGCGCAGGAACGGGTCGCCGATCACCTGACCCGACGCGACGCCGCCCGGCACGCACAGGATGGGATGGTGGCTGCCATCGGCATGCAGGGCCGAGGCACGGATGCCCGGACGATCGGAGGCTTCGAGAACGACTGCGCCGGCACCGTCGCCGAAGAGCACGCAGGTCCCGCGGTCCGACCAGTCGAGGATGCGCGAGAAGACTTCCGCGCCGATCACCAGCGCACGCTTGTGACTGCCGGAACGGATGAATTTCTCGGCCACCGTGAGCGCATACACGAAGCCGCTGCACACCGCCTGCACGTCGAAGGCCGCACCGCCATTGCGGATACCGAGCTTGGCCTGCACCAGCGCCGCGGTACTCGGGAAGATGTAGTCCGGGGTCGAGGTGGCGACGATGATGAGGTCGATGTCGTCCGGCTCGCACCCTGCAGCCTCGATCGCGCGCTCCGCAGCGACGCGGGCAAGGTCGCTCGCGCCGACGTCGGCGGCGGCAAGGTGGCGGCTGCGGATGCCCGAGCGCGAAACGATCCACTCGTCCGAGGTATCGATGCCGCGCGCGACCAGGTCGTCGTTGCTGACCGGGTTCCCCGGCAGATGACTGCCGGTGCCCGCAATCCGTGCGTAGATCATGCCTTCACCTCGTTCATGCTCGCCATGCGTTCGGAAATGCGTTCGATCAGCCGGTTCGATGCCGCCTCGGCGGCGCGCGAGAGCGCGTTCTGGAAGGCCACCGGGTCGGCGGAACCATGGCTCTTGAGGACCACGCCGCGCAGTCCGAGCAGCGGCGCGCCGTTGTACAGGCGGTGGTCGACGCGCTGCTTGAAGCGCTTGAGCACCGGCAGTGCGAGGATCGCCAGCAGTTTGGTCAGCGGCGTGCGCTTGAACTCTTGCTTGAGGAAGGCACCGATCATTTGCGCGAGGCCTTCCGAAGTCTTAAGCGCGACGTTGCCGACGAAGCCGTCGCATACCACGACGTCCACCGTGCCCTCGTAGATGTCGTTGCCCTCGACGTTGCCGTAGAAATTCAGGCCGCTGTTGCGCAGCAGCTCGCCGGCTTCCTTGACGACGTCGTTGCCCTTGATGACTTCCTCGCCGATGTTGAGCAGACCCACCGACGGGCGGTCCTTGTGCTCGATCGCGGCGACCAGCATCGCGCCCATGACGCCGAACTGGAGGAGATGCTCGGCAGAACAATCAACGTTGGCACCAAGGTCGAGAACATAGGTGTGGCCGTGCATCGAGGGCAGCACGGTCGCGATCGCCGGGCGGTCGATCCCGGGCAGCGTCTTGAGCACGAAGCGCGAGATCGCCATCAACGCGCCGGTGTTACCCGCCGACACGGCGGCACTGGCGACACCTTCCTTGACGAGGTCGATCGCGACCCGCATCGAGGAATCCTTCTTCGTGCGCATCGCGATCGCGGGCGGATCGTCCATCGCCACGACCTCGGTTGCCGGATGCAGGCGCAGTCGGGAACCGAACTCCGCGGCTGCACTGCCCAACAGCGGGCGGATCGCTTCCTCGCGCCCGACCAGAACGGCACTGGCATCGGGATGCGAACGCAGGAACGACAACGCGGCGGGCACGGTCACGACCGGGCCGTGATCGCCACCCATGCAGTCGATCGCAATGGTGACACCCATCGGCATCTCGCGTGATCTTCTAGTTATAGAGGTCGGAAAAAAGGCGGCGCAGGCGCGATGCGCCCTGCGCCGCCCTGCTTTTCTGGGGCTGCAGAATTACTCGCCCTTGGTCTTCAGGACCTTCTTGCCGCGGTAGAAACCGTTGGGGCTGATGTGGTGACGCAGATGCACCTCGCCGGTGGTCGGCTCGACGGCCAGCGCCGGACCGGTGAGGAAGTCGTGCGCACGGTGCATGCCACGCTTGGACGGGGACTTCTTGTTCTGCTGAACGGCCATGAGTAAAGCTCCTAAATCAAATATCGCGCCTATTTCGCGCTGGGACTGCCTCGCAGCGACGCCAGCGCAGCGAAAGGCGATTCTTTGGACGACCCGCCATCAGGGCGGGGCGCCTCACAAACCTGGTGTCGCGGGGCGATCGGCAGCGCCAGCAGGATCTCGTCCTCGAGCAGCGCCAGCACATCGAGCTCCCCTTCAATCTCGATCGCGTCGACCTCGTCGTTCTCCAGCTCCTCTTCGGGAATCGGCTGGCCGACGCGCACCGGCTGCAGCAAGGTATCGAGCCTGAGCGGCCACTCGAGCCCGGCCAGACAGCGCTGACAACGCAGCTGGAGCACACCATCCACCTGCAAGCGCAGGCGCGGCTCCATGCCCTCGGCACCCTCGACCATCGAGCCCGCGACCCGCCAGCCGAGCACGTCTTGCGTGGACGCCAGCGCATCGGACAGGCGCAACAGATCGGCCACGGCGAGTTCGCCCTCGATCGAGCGGGACTCCGCGGCGAACCGGAATGGGTCCGGGATGATTCTGGACGGAACGCCTTGTTGCGACATAAGCCCGGCATGATATTATTTTTTCGAGTCGCGTGTAAAGCCTTCAATTCACTTGTAAACGGCTTCACCAGCGTCGCGCCTCGATCCCTTGCAGGGCCATCGGCTTGCCGCCACCCCGGCATGCATGATCGCTTGCCCGCCGCGCACGCACGACCCGCCACCCCACCACTCCCGGCGTCTTCCACAGCCCGAGCCCATTTTCCCTATGAAACTCGTCCTCGCCTCCACCTCGGCCTACCGCAAGATGCTGCTCGAGCGCCTGCACGTCCCGTTCGAGACCGACCGCCCCGAGACCGACGAAACCCCCTTTCCCGGCGAGGCGCCCGCTGCCATCGCCGAGCGCCTCGCCGCCGAGAAGGCGCGCGCAGTGGCGGGACGCTGGCCCGACGCGCTCGTCATCGGCAGCGACCAGGTTGCCTACATCGGTGACGAGGTGTTCGGCAAACCCGGTACGGAAGAGCGCGCGATCGCGCAGTTGCAGCGCATGCGGGGCAAGACAGTTGTGTTCCACACCGCACTCGCGCTCCTCAATACGGGCAACGGCCGCCTCCAGGTCGAGGGCGTTCCGACGGAGGTACGGTTTCGCGACCTGAGCGACGCGGAAATCCGTCGCTACGTCGCCAAGGAGCGCCCGCTGGACTGTGCCGGCAGCGCCAAGTCGGAGGGACTCGGCATCACCCTGCTCGACGCCATGCCCGGAGAGGACCCCACCGCGCTGATCGGCCTGCCGCTGATCGCGCTCTCACGCATGCTCCGCGCCGAGGGGCTGGAGCTGCCGTGACCACAGGCGCAAAGACCGACCGCGAGGCACGCCGCGGCACGCTCTACCTTCTTCCGGTCGCCCTCGGGGAGGCGGCGCCATGGCCGCATTTCCTACCCGCGCAGGTACAGGCGATCGCCTCAGGCCTGCGGCATTTCGTGGTCGAGACGGCGCGCGCCGCGCGTGCCCACCTGAAGCAGATCGACTACCCGCACCCCCTGCGCGAAACCGACATCCGCGAGCTCCCGGCAGACACTGCGCGCGCTGGCAACGCCGTGCTCGACGCCCTGCTCGCACCCGCGCTGGCTGGCGAAGATCTCGGCCTGATGTCCGACGCCGGCTGCCCCGCAGTCGCCGACCCTGGCGCGCTATTGGTGGCGCGCGCGCACGCACTCGGGATCCGCGTCGTCCCGCTCGTGGGGCCGTCGTCCATCCTGCTCGGACTGATGGGCTCCGGGCTCAATGGCCAGAGCTTCGCCTTTCATGGCTACCTGCCGGTCGGCGAGATCGAGCGCGACGCGATGCTGCGTGCGCTCGAGGACGAATCGCGCAAGCTCGGGCGCACACAGATCTTCATCGAGACGCCATACCGCAACGAGCGCATGCTCGAGGCCATGCTCAAGCAACTCAAGCCCGACACGCGGCTGTGCGTGGCCTGCGAACTGAACACCGCGAACGAAACCCTGCACACCCGCAGCGTACGCGACTGGCGCCGCACCGAGCGCCCCGCCCTGGCCAAGCGCCCGGCGCTCTTCCTGCTGCTGGCCTGAGAACCGACTCAGGCGTTCTCCCGCAACCAGCGCGCGAGCGCCCCCGGGGTATGCATGCAGGCCAGCGGCCCCTCGGCCTCGAGCGCAGCCACGGGGTGCGCCCCGAAACTGACCGCGACTCCCGCAGTACCCGCATTGCGCGCCATCTGCAGATCGTGCGTCGTGTCGCCGATCATCAGCGTGCGCTCGGGGCGGGCACCGAGCTCGCCCATCAACTCCTCGAGCATCGCCGGATGTGGCTTTGAGAAGCACTCGTCGGCGCAGCGCGTGGCGTGAAAGTAGGCGCCCAGCCCCGAATGACCGAGCGCGCGGTTCAGCCCCAGCCGGCTCTTGCCGGTCGCGACCGCGAGCATGTGCCCGCGCGCGGCGAGCGCATCGATCATCTCGGTCACGCCCTCGAACAGCGTGAGTTCGTGATCCGAGGACAGGTAATGGTGGCGGTAGCGCTCGACCATGCGCGGATAGGCAGCCTCTTCAAGATCGGGCACGGCGTGACGCAGCGCCTCGCCCAGTCCGAGTCCGATCACGAAGCGCGCCCGTTCGGCGGGGACCTCGGCAAGACCGAGGTCGCGCGCGGCAGCCTGCATGGCACGCACGATCGCACCGGCCGAATCCATCAGCGTGCCATCCCAGTCGAAGACGATCAGATCGAAACGCTCAGCCATTCTTTTTCTCCGCGGCATCGAGCCGCTCGATGAAGGATTGCAGGTCGGCAGGCAGCGGCGAGGCGAAGGCGAGCGGCACACCGGTCAGCGGATGTGCGAAGCGCAGCTGCGCCGCGTGAAGGAACATGCGCCGCAGCCCCTCCCCTTCCAGGCGCTTGTTGAGTGCGAAATCGCCATATTTGTCGTCGCCGCACAAGGGAAACCCGAGATGGGTCAGATGCACGCGAATCTGATGGGTACGACCGGTCTTCAGTTCCACCTCGAGCAGGCTGTACTCCCGCCAGCGCTTCACCAGCCGCACGATGCTGTGCGCGGCCTTGCCCTCATCGCTGACGCGCACGCGGCGCTCTCCTTCCGGGGTGAGGTACTTGTGCAGCGCCGCCCTCACGTGCTGCAACGGGTTCGACCAGCGCCCCGCGACCAGGGTGAAGTAACGCTTCTCGACACTGCCCTCGCGCATCATGTCGTGCAACGCCGTCAGCGCCGAGCGCTTCTTCGCCACGATGAGCAGACCGGACGTCTCGCGATCGAGGCGATGCGCGAGTTCGAGCATCCGCGCCTCGGGCCGCTGCGCCCGCAGCTGCTCGATCACGCCATAGCTCACTCCGCTGCCACCGTGGACCGCCTTGCCCGAGGGCTTGTCGATGACCAGGATCGCATCGTCCTCGTACACCACGGGCAGGGCCTTCCCCACCGGCGCGGGCGCACCCTGCGCCGGCTCGGCCACGCGAACCGGGGGAATGCGCACCTCGTCGCCTTCCTGAAGGCGATAGGTCTGCTGCACCCGGCGGCCATTGACCCGCACCTCGCCGCTGCGCAGGATCCGATAGACGTGGCTCTTCGGCACGCCCTTGGCGATACGCATCAGGTAGTTGTCGATGCGCTGACCGGCCGCGCCCTCGTCGATGCGCTCGTGGCGGACAGCAATGGCTTTGCCTTCAATCATCGTCATGAAATATACTTCTGCGCGGTTAAACCGGTCGCGGCCAGCCAAGTGCGGCACGTCGCAAGCTCCGTCAGGTCGAAACACCTGCTCCGGAAGACGCGCGCAGACTGCTGGCAAAGAGCCCTGAAGAGCGCTCCCGGCTTGACCGTTGCTCCGCCATCCAAGGCCGAAAAGGCGCCGATGGTAACGCAACAGACTCCCTTCGACATACCCATCCAGCCCGAGGGTTGGATTTTGACGCGTTAGCCGCACACGCAGGATCAAATGCTCCGGCCCGAGGCCCAAACGGCCCGCCGGGCGGGAGCAAGAGAATTTCGACCAGCCGACCCATCACAGCCCGACAAACCCACCGGATGAAAGCAGCAGTCCTACCCAATCGCTCCTGAACCCGGAAAGCGCGATGGTGCGCGCCGTTCGTCCTGCCCGTGTGTCTTTTCGCGGGAGAACGATCCAAATGAAGCGCATGCTTTTCAATGCGACGCAGGCCGAAGAACTGCGCGTCGCGATCGTGGACGGTCAAAAACTGATCGACCTCGATATCGAATCGGCCGCCAAGGAAGAACGCAAGAGCAACATCTACAAGGCGGTCATCACCCGCATCGAGCCCAGCCTCGAGGCGGCTTTCGTCGACTACGGCGCCGATCGCCACGGTTTCCTGCCCTTCAAGGAGATCTCGCGCGCCTACTTCCAGCCGGGCGTCGACGCGAGCAAGGCCTCGATCAAGGAGGCCCTCAAGGAAGGCCAGGAACTGATCGTCCAGGTCGAGAAGGACGAGCGCGGCAACAAAGGGGCGGCGCTGACCACCTACATCTCGCTCGCCGGCCGCTACCTGGTGCTCATGCCCAACAATCCCCGCGGCGGCGGCGTTTCGCGCCGCGTCGAGGGTGACGAGCGCGCCGAGCTGCGCGAGGCCATGGACCAGCTCGAGGTGCCGCAGGGCATGAGCCTGATCGCGCGCACCGCAGCCATCGGCCGCAGCGCCGAAGAGCTGCAGTGGGACCTCAACTACCTCCTGCAGCTGTGGACCGCAATCGAAGGCGCAGCCCAGGGCCAGACCGGCGCGTTCCTGATCTACCAGGAAGGCAGCCTGGTCATCCGCGCGATCCGCGACTACTTCCAGCCCGACATCGGCGAGATCCTGATCGACACCGACGACATCTACGAGCAGGCGCGCCAGTTCATGGCTCACGTCATGCCCGGCAACGTCGCCCGCGTGAAGCGCTACAGCGACGACGTGCCGCTGTTCTCGCGCTTCCAGATCGAGCACCAGA
This region of Thauera sp. JM12B12 genomic DNA includes:
- the fabF gene encoding beta-ketoacyl-ACP synthase II, coding for MSRRRVVVTGLGVISPVGNTVPEAWENLIAGKSGIGPITRFDASNFASRIAGEVKGFDVSAYLSAKEARRMDVFIHYGMAAGIQAIRDSGIEVTEANADRIGVNIGSGIGGLPMIEETHDDFLGGGPRKISPFFIPGTIINMISGNLSIMFGMKGPNLAVVTACTTGLHAIGMSARMIEYGDADVMVCGGAESTVTNLAIGGFASAKALSTRNDDPATASRPWDKDRDGFVLGEGAGVMVIEEYEHAVRRGAKIYAELAGFGMSGDAYHMTAPDTDGPRRSMLNAMQNAGVSPDQVHYLNAHGTSTPLGDKNETDAIKLAFGEDSARKLVVNSTKSMTGHLLGGAGGLESVFTVLAVHNQISPPTINIFEQDPECDLDYCANVARDMRIDVALKNNFGFGGTNGTLVFRRV
- the acpP gene encoding acyl carrier protein, whose amino-acid sequence is MENIEQRVKKIVAEQLGVNESEIKTESSFVDDLGADSLDTVELVMALEEEFECEIPDEEAEKITTVQQAIDYVNAHLKK
- the fabG gene encoding 3-oxoacyl-ACP reductase FabG, producing MNFSLEGQIALVTGASRGIGRAVALELGRLGATVVGTATSESGAAEIGQALAEAGIQGAGMALNVTDAAACEALVGDIEKRFGAIGVLVNNAGITRDNLAMRMKDDEWDAVLDTNLRAVFRMSKLVMRGMMKARNGRIINITSVVASSGNPGQANYAAAKAGVAGMTRALARELGSRNITVNCVAPGFIDTDMTRALPEAARDALLGNIALGRLGRPEEIAGAVAFLASPAAAYVTGTTLHVNGGMYMS
- the fabD gene encoding ACP S-malonyltransferase, coding for MPFALVFPGQGSQSVGMMAAYGESAVIRDTFAEASDALGEDLWAMVCDGPAERLALTVNTQPLMLTAGVAAWRAWLAAGGPKPAMVAGHSLGEYSALVAAGAMAFKDAVPLVRFRAQAMQEAVPAGEGAMAAVMGLEPDAVHAACAEAAQGQVVEAANLNAPGQIVIAGTKAAVERASEIAKAKGAKRAVLLPVSAPFHCALMRPAAERLAERLAGVSIVKPEIAVINNVDVAVYDEPEKIRDALVRQAYSPVRWIELVQAMAARGMSHVIECGPGKVLAGMTKRIAKDVEGGSAHDAASLEQSIAAVR
- a CDS encoding beta-ketoacyl-ACP synthase III; this encodes MIYARIAGTGSHLPGNPVSNDDLVARGIDTSDEWIVSRSGIRSRHLAAADVGASDLARVAAERAIEAAGCEPDDIDLIIVATSTPDYIFPSTAALVQAKLGIRNGGAAFDVQAVCSGFVYALTVAEKFIRSGSHKRALVIGAEVFSRILDWSDRGTCVLFGDGAGAVVLEASDRPGIRASALHADGSHHPILCVPGGVASGQVIGDPFLRMDGQAVFKFAVKVLGDVAQEVLEQADAGADSVDWLIPHQANIRIIQATAKRLGLPMERVITTVDHHGNTSAASIPLALDEAVRSGRVRSGQRVIVEGVGGGFTWGAALIDF
- the plsX gene encoding phosphate acyltransferase PlsX, producing MGVTIAIDCMGGDHGPVVTVPAALSFLRSHPDASAVLVGREEAIRPLLGSAAAEFGSRLRLHPATEVVAMDDPPAIAMRTKKDSSMRVAIDLVKEGVASAAVSAGNTGALMAISRFVLKTLPGIDRPAIATVLPSMHGHTYVLDLGANVDCSAEHLLQFGVMGAMLVAAIEHKDRPSVGLLNIGEEVIKGNDVVKEAGELLRNSGLNFYGNVEGNDIYEGTVDVVVCDGFVGNVALKTSEGLAQMIGAFLKQEFKRTPLTKLLAILALPVLKRFKQRVDHRLYNGAPLLGLRGVVLKSHGSADPVAFQNALSRAAEAASNRLIERISERMASMNEVKA
- the rpmF gene encoding 50S ribosomal protein L32; amino-acid sequence: MAVQQNKKSPSKRGMHRAHDFLTGPALAVEPTTGEVHLRHHISPNGFYRGKKVLKTKGE
- a CDS encoding YceD family protein, translating into MSQQGVPSRIIPDPFRFAAESRSIEGELAVADLLRLSDALASTQDVLGWRVAGSMVEGAEGMEPRLRLQVDGVLQLRCQRCLAGLEWPLRLDTLLQPVRVGQPIPEEELENDEVDAIEIEGELDVLALLEDEILLALPIAPRHQVCEAPRPDGGSSKESPFAALASLRGSPSAK
- a CDS encoding Maf family nucleotide pyrophosphatase, translated to MKLVLASTSAYRKMLLERLHVPFETDRPETDETPFPGEAPAAIAERLAAEKARAVAGRWPDALVIGSDQVAYIGDEVFGKPGTEERAIAQLQRMRGKTVVFHTALALLNTGNGRLQVEGVPTEVRFRDLSDAEIRRYVAKERPLDCAGSAKSEGLGITLLDAMPGEDPTALIGLPLIALSRMLRAEGLELP
- a CDS encoding SAM-dependent methyltransferase, which encodes MTTGAKTDREARRGTLYLLPVALGEAAPWPHFLPAQVQAIASGLRHFVVETARAARAHLKQIDYPHPLRETDIRELPADTARAGNAVLDALLAPALAGEDLGLMSDAGCPAVADPGALLVARAHALGIRVVPLVGPSSILLGLMGSGLNGQSFAFHGYLPVGEIERDAMLRALEDESRKLGRTQIFIETPYRNERMLEAMLKQLKPDTRLCVACELNTANETLHTRSVRDWRRTERPALAKRPALFLLLA
- a CDS encoding HAD-IA family hydrolase, giving the protein MAERFDLIVFDWDGTLMDSAGAIVRAMQAAARDLGLAEVPAERARFVIGLGLGEALRHAVPDLEEAAYPRMVERYRHHYLSSDHELTLFEGVTEMIDALAARGHMLAVATGKSRLGLNRALGHSGLGAYFHATRCADECFSKPHPAMLEELMGELGARPERTLMIGDTTHDLQMARNAGTAGVAVSFGAHPVAALEAEGPLACMHTPGALARWLRENA
- a CDS encoding RluA family pseudouridine synthase, with the translated sequence MTMIEGKAIAVRHERIDEGAAGQRIDNYLMRIAKGVPKSHVYRILRSGEVRVNGRRVQQTYRLQEGDEVRIPPVRVAEPAQGAPAPVGKALPVVYEDDAILVIDKPSGKAVHGGSGVSYGVIEQLRAQRPEARMLELAHRLDRETSGLLIVAKKRSALTALHDMMREGSVEKRYFTLVAGRWSNPLQHVRAALHKYLTPEGERRVRVSDEGKAAHSIVRLVKRWREYSLLEVELKTGRTHQIRVHLTHLGFPLCGDDKYGDFALNKRLEGEGLRRMFLHAAQLRFAHPLTGVPLAFASPLPADLQSFIERLDAAEKKNG